A window of Drosophila sulfurigaster albostrigata strain 15112-1811.04 chromosome X, ASM2355843v2, whole genome shotgun sequence genomic DNA:
CTACTATTGCTACTgctacaattgttgttgttgctgtggttgccgctgttgttgcgtgtgttgtggttgttgttgttgctgctgctgttatctACCTGCATGGGCGCCAGACAGACGGTGCTGCCATCGCTGTTCTGAATGTGCTGCATGTTTGCCATCACCGATTGATACATCGAAACGGGCACCGAAATGACATTGCTCACGGACACCGGATATCCTAAGGAgatgcaaaatatatcaacatTTCTATGGCAAGTGATTGGGAGTGCAGTGCTTACCCTGGCCATCCTCGGTGGTAATAAAGATCTGTCCATCTTGCGCCTCGGTCAGATCAACCATATTCTCATGCCCATTCACATCGGTCAGACTCTGCACCGTTTGAATTGTGGCGCCGCCTTCGCCTTGATGTAGCTAAAGGTACAAAGGTACAAATTGATTAACTTCGACTACTTTATAATTCACTCTATTTCACTTACCGTTGCCACGCCCTGCACTTGGGCGGTGGTGCCGTCGGGCAGCGTAATGATGGGATTATTGGGATCCACCTGGATGAGGGAAACGGTGCCATCAGCATTCTGCGACAGCACGGTCTGTGTCGTATACTGTTGAGTagaatgtttaataaatattaatgcacAGCTTTCTCTTTATGGGGTGAAACTTTGAAAGACGTTTGAGACAACAGAAATAcaacagaacaaaaaaaaaagaacgcttggaaaattaatataaaaaaaatgcaaaaaaaatgttaacaagAACATGCAAAggcaattgtatttttgttgttgttgtcgtgtgtgtgtgtgtgttggtgtgtgtgagtatttACATGTGCAGAGTGTGAAATGTTTGGGAACGCATGAAATGAAAACCATATTtaaaagcagctgcaaaacGAGAAAACATCAatataaccaaaaaaaaatcacaataattggaagaaaaaaataaagtattaaaataatattataatcacatatatatatatttttatcaattgcAACGAGTGCGGTTAACAGGGCAAAATCATATAAcgaacagtttttttttttctttcataacataatcaaataaataaaagtcaaacaatatcataacaaaaacttaagcgtgagcataataaaaaacagttTGCAACCTTATCACAGTTGTTTGGCTAGTTGTCTTGTTTAAGAAGTTATTTggtaataatttaaaaaaggaaaacgaaTTCAGATCTGCGTTTTATTCAAACTGAGCTATCAACTAGAAATTAAACCGGAAATGTAAAGTCTTGATGATTTTTAAGAcgaataacaattttaaattactaatTAATAACTCAAGCTTTAGCTGgaatattataaacattttccataatatactaaatactactGGAATACTAttaacattttccaatttctgaaggaattgtttttttttcccacataaataaattaagatcTTAAATTGGTTTCAAAGACTTCTTCCTGATTCTCCTTATTCTAAAACTAGTTTCAACTATAACCAAAAACAGTTTAACTTAGTAATAAATGATATCATTAATCTGCGATCACAGTTTTGGCTAGTTCTCTTTTTCCTAaagtaataatttaaaaaaggaaaaacaaatgatttgcacttaatatttaataactcGAATTAGCTCATGCTTTGGTCTTTTGAGTATATATtggaatgcaataaaaatgttctaTTCTATACTTCATTCAGTACATAAAGGAAACATTTAACCATTTTCCAATATATACAGAATAGAGCGAAGTTTAATGATCCATCAAATGCCActaatggaattattttttagCGCATCTATCAAGATCTATATCTTCTACCTATTTTTCAAAGACTCTCTTTGTAACTTAAATTGTAACTTTAACAAAAAACAGATTACAAACTAAGCAAAGAAATGGTATCTTCAATCTACGATCTAGTATGCTAACTGGATTCTCAACTCGAACAAGACAACTGAATAATAGAGCCAGCCAAGTGGAATGTTGCAAGCATGCTGTGATAATAGGAATTCTGGATTCGAGGAGGATTTGAGCTTGGTTGCGTTTTAGTTACAAGTTCTGAGAGATTAGTACGAACATCAACGTCGCTGAGCGTAATGGGCTCGATGCAAACTTGGGCATTGGCAATCTGTTGGGCGGTGACTGTTTGGGCAgcatttgattgttgttgttgctgctgctgctgttgttgttgctgctgctgctgctgttgctgctgttgagcgacggcagccgctgccgctgatgcacttacagctgctgctgtcgtcggCACcgccgtcgccgttgccgttcCACTCGCCGTTGTCAGCTGTATCGTCTGTGGTTGCCCCTGTGTCACTGCCTGTATGTGCACCGTATTGCtgccatgatgatgatgatgctgttgctgttgttgctgatgatgttgctgctgctgctgttgatgttgctgctgtgctggcGCCTGGCATATTTCGATTTTCGTCGAGGCCGGCAGCGTTGCCGTTGTGGTCACATGCTGATTGTTCGTGCTCTGGATTATTGTCGGTGCCGGCGTATTCGTTTGGGCCGTGTGCGTGGTGATCACTGTGCCGGCGCTGTTGATCTTCACCACATTCACCTGCTGTGGCTGTTTTCGAGATTAACCATGTCAGACAGTGTGGCGTTAGTGTGAGTGAAATGTTAGTTGTGTGTTGgatgggtgtgagtgtgttaaAGTGTGAGTGAGAAAGACAATCCCAGATAGAAACATTATGTTAGACTTGGTGACTtgactttctctctctcgagATATACCCATAAACCATTAATATTAAGAGTGTACAACACGATGCTTTTGTGATTGCCCCCAAATAGATTAAGttacttttgttttctcattattaatatagtacGAACTTTGAAGTATTTTGCATAACAATTCCCTACAATACTAAGCCAAAGGACTTTGCAATAAGTGCTTTAGATATATGTTAGTGTTCATTTCAATGATATCTAAcctacttaaatatataaataattctaGCCGAACAATATTTTCTCgtatttcattgttttatttttaactgttTCAACAGAAAACTTCAAATTAATCCGAACTCtgttttgtatattcttttctataatatctttttatataatattttttatgatacTCATAATCATCAAAGATATAAACGTTCTTTTAATCTATATTCCCGAAATTTTTTTACATAAAATGTAGTTATAAACAGTTAAATTTGAAAGTTAtgtttatacattttcttaTCGCAAGAATTTACAAAATTGAGTCTATTTTCAAGTGTGAAactttatattaaaagtaagaaaacaaaagtaatttaaacCAATTCTTATGAAATTTGTAGAACCCACGTACTATGCAGTTTCGGTGATGTGCAACAACATATGCAGTCTCTTCTATCGTTAATATCGAAATGTGGAATACAAAAGTTAAATTGAACATAGTCTTTCTAGTAACCGAGATGTTGTTGCTTATACAGACAGACTGAGCTATATTTCCTAAATGAGTGTGCAGAAAGATTCTGCGACAAAATCATGATAAAACCCTTCTCCAACTCTTAAGCTAGATGAGTCTGGACTCACCTGACTGTTGGTGCTCACCGCCGGCGTCACGGTTTGCACGGTCTGTATGGTGGGCGTATTCGATAGCTGTTCCatgtcctcgtcctcgtcgcCCGACTGCGATATCAGAGCGTTGACCTTATCCTCGTCGTCGGCGAATGTGGGCAAGAGATCCTCGCGTCCATGGTATTTGTAGCAATTGATGACAATCTTGCGCAGCGCATGCGTCCAGCTGATCTGTGATTTGTTGATGGTTGAAGGATGATTGTTAGTAAAGGATGTTCAAGATTTTGGGGCGGCTGTTGAACACCCACCCCACCCACCTTCTGCTTGTCATCCTCGGAGCGGGCATCCATGCGGACATTCGCCCACGGCAACTCCTTGGGCCACCACGGCGGACGCGTTGACTCTCTGCCCCAGCCGGGTTTGCCGCGTCCCGTCGAGTACTTCAGCATCAGCGGTATGAAGGCGCGCAGTTGCGCCTGCGTCATCTTCTCGACGGGCGTGGGAATGCCATCGATCACCAGGCCAGGCAACTCGAACAGCGACGGATCCTCTTGGGGTGGCGGCGGCGCCTGTTGGGCCAACGCATTGTCCAGTTCGTCCATCACAATGTTCTTCAGATTGCGCAGCACATCCTCCAGCGGCTTGGCACCGAACACCTTGTAGCTGGTATTCGGTTTGCCCGGCGTCGCCACCAGCACAACAGCCTGTTTGCCCACACGACCGGTGAATTCGTAGATGATGCCGCGCAGCTTGCGTAGCAGGCGATTCTGTTGACGCTTGCGCACCGATGGATTCGTTTCGAAGCAATGCGGACGCTTGCGCTTTTTCGAGCTCGCAATGGCTGCAGCGGCGGCCACGCCCACCGGACCAGCAGCGGCTAGTTGATTGGCCACATCGTCGTTGACCGCAATGGTATTGAGATCGCCATCGTATAAGCTGCCATCGCTGCTGATCAgctcgtcgtcatcgtcatcggtGGCCAGACTCTGGATGTCATCGTCGAGCATCTCGATTTTGTAGGTGGTGCCATTGCTTTGATTGCCGCCCGATGAGGATTGCGCCTGGGTGCCGCTGCTCGTTGTCGTGATCGTGGTGACATTGAGGCCGCCGCTGTTggagctgttgttgctgccaccgccgACGGTGTTCACAACGGTTGCATTATTGGCTGTGCCaacaccgccgccgccgccgcttgTGGTGACGACGACATTGCCACCGCTGCGTTGGCTGCCGGCCGGCGCCACAACCAGCCGATAGCTTGTGGTGGCCAGCTTGCTGACTTCGGCTCCTACTCCTGCGGCTTAAGTGCGTCCTTTTATTGgcagtgctgctgctgatccAGGTGggtgtcgttgtcgttgtcggtgGAGCTGACTGTGCGGCTTTGACTGTAATTCTTAAGGTTGCTGTGCAATTCAACGACTCCGAGTACTCCCTACGCTACGTGCATGCGCTAATCTTACGTGTCCTTGGAGAGCTGAGGAAGATTAATATGCGGAaactatattattaatttgctatttGAATTGTTCTTTTATCTTAACTAATTTCAAAGTTATCCAGCCGAACCACTTGCTAACCGGTTCAGCAAGGAGTTTGGACGTATATTATATCCAATTCAGTGATAAACATTCATCACTTAGGCAACTTAGCACATAACTGCTTTTGCATCACGAATCTAGACGAACCACTTGCGAACCGGTTCAGCAAATAATTAAGGAATATGCAAGTCAAGGTAtctaattattcaattttgtgaTAAACATGCATCATTTATGCACTTTGCGGACACATAACTACTATTCAGTCTCCTTACTAGCGAACCGGTTCTGGTTAGCGGTTTACAGCTCAAGCACTTTATGGTATTCATCTTTGAGAGCACCCtgtttatgatttatttgctatttgaattataattttagctACAGTAATCACAAAGATATCCAGACGAACCACTTGCGAACCGGTTCAACAAGGAGCTATCAACATTATACCCAATTCTGCATTGAACATCCATCACTTATGTAGTTTTTGGGTAAATAAGTGCTATTTTAAGACTCATCCTCATTAGCGAACCGGTTCAGCTTACATCACAAGCACATTGATATGGTATTCACATTTAAGAGCAcctcttttattatttgtttgttatttgaattataCTTTTAGCTTCACTAATGCCAAAAATATCGAGTCGAACCACTTGCGAACCGGTTCAGCAAGGAATTCAAGTGTAAGTTAAATCAGTGATTTCATTTATCCATTGTATGAATGTTCAATATAATCATCAACATCTACCGAACCGATTGATTATATAAAAAGCTTTTGCGAAACGCAGCTAAATCAGTTGTCAGTTGTTTTACTTAATTGTGCGGCATAAGCTAAAATTATTACAGAGGGCGTCTGTCAACGTCTGTCAAATTTACGATCAAGACTAGCTAAGACACGACTGTTAAACACCAACCCGATTTTAAAACGATTCGGGGAGGTCGATCGTTGCATTCAAGTGCCATATGCAGATGTCGACAAGGTGGAATGAGAAGCCGGTAGATAAGGGAGGGCTGgagagtagagagagagagagagagagagtgcagaAAGgagaaaaggaaataaaagGGGACTAGTGATAAGGGACGAAGTGAGTGAGAGAAAAAGCAAAGAGAGACGGAGGGAGTAAAAAAAGCGGGTTTGAAGCGAAGGTGGATTGAGTTCAATGCTTTGCCTCCCTTAATATTTGTGTAGACTGTTTCTAAACTTGTGTCCCGAACTGTTTGCATGCGGCGCAATAAataaagcgacaacaacaacaccagcgataaaaaaaatgtcaaaaagcCATTACTGATAAGCGCTGAATGAATCAGGTCAAAAGCGCGCATGCGCAACAttcgacagcaacaacaaaaaaaaaacccgcacaacaacaataacaaaaataatgacgAGTAGAACACAACAcgggacaacaacaaacacacaatgtAAGCTCCATATACATGCATAATGAATTagtacaaaaaacaacaacaacaacaacagcaacaagaacatcGGCAAGAATTTCGTGTTGTTATAACACACAGAGTGGCAGTCGCTGATTAGCGACGCCATCGTCGCTGTATAAACTAATGAATACGTACGTTAAGTACACGACATACACTACAGTGGACACTCGCTTCGAACGACAACacaccacaaccacaacaaattcaaaatgaatcaGGCAAATAAGGAACGAAGTCGCTTTTGGTTTTGCAAAATGATAACAAGCTATCAGTCGACAGTGTGCACTCGCTAAAGAGAAGCTTTGATcttatatactatagtatagtatccattttattattgttaacatttttaCGGAATTAcgtgaataattgaaaaacaattattatcaCAATATAAAAAGGTGTTACCATTAGCCAGTGCTCACTGTAGTTGCAGCTCAAATTACAACTGAGACAATCAAACTGATGGCAAGGTTGTCTCTAAGCAAAGCTCAATGATATTTCACTTGTCAAGTTTAACGGCTAGTGCTGCAGGAAGCTTCACTGTGGCAGCGATTGAAAATACCGACTAAAACAGCTTGAAGTTTAACCTAAAGGGATTCACTCTAtttgttcaaataaaattaatgaatttattgcaTTCTGAATCCTAAATCAACCGAAAATTTCCTCCCTTAAGATCGGTTGCATACTATAGTTGTCTCTTTCGCACACTAGCTCGCTCGATCAATAGTCTCAGGGGTTAGGAAAAAAGCTCCCACAATGCGCCGACTCAGCAGTTTCAACTGAATTATTTTGTCGGCCCCAACACAAAGTGCGGCCCTGTTTTTCACTAAACGCTGCACGTGCGCattaactatattttatatgtatttttttttaccatttcatttgtttgggTTTAACACACTCgacagttttttaattatatatatttttttttgtaatttgtaattgtaatttgcttgccttttgcttttcccACTTATGAACGCACTtttctttcacacacacagcaaaaaaatatgttttaattttgtatttatttcgaTTGGAGATTTAGTTAGttttgcttgttattgtttattgcattttcgTTGGTCTCGTCTGGTTTggtttgctgctgtcgctctGCAGTGTTGGTGGCTTTTCCGCCTGCCCAGTGGAAGTTCTATTTGCGTTTGctcagacgacgacgacgatgcgaCGCGACGCAACGCACActgacaataataacaacagagtggaatacaacaaaacaaaaaaaagtgaagcaagtacgaaagaaaaataaatgcgcTGAAGAAGAGCACGGCagagatatgtatgtatgtagatagacacacacagagcaaacGCGGACGCGCgacgcaaagcaaagcaaagcgagtaaacgacgacgatgacaacaacaactatgacgacgacgacgacagcacAGAGCAAAACAGAACagtgcgagcgagcgagctGAGCGACCACACTGCGCCAAACCACCCCACGGATTGACGCCGTGTGCTTGCAGTTTCATTTTCGgtgacgacgtcgacgacgacagcgacgacgcAGGCGGCGGCGTCGACGCAGTTAAAAATCAATACTGCGCCCATGCGTCGACGTTGTCGCTTTGCGACGCGTGAGACGGCAGCAAGCGAGCCAAAAGCTATGCGACGACCAATGCAAGTGCGACAGAGATGGTCATACTAACGCTGCCGCTGCCTGTGCTGcctacgtacatatgtattgtatatatatatgttcaTAAAAACATACatgtacttgttgttgttaaagcGAATAACCACaagtacacacatacaagaacacaacacagcaaaacagaaaaagccTTTGCCTTGCCTGCAAAAGTGCAAGCTCAGCAGGCTGGCGAGGTGTGCGCACATACACAACCGAAAAAAGCTTGCATGAAAAAAGCTGCTCTTGGCAGGTCAAAAGCTGTCACTTGCATGCGTGCCCAGCCTAATACGCCTCCTTTTACTCCACAAGTGTAAGAGAGACAACCATACATTATATACacaatacatacatgcataatATGTGTTTGAGTTTGTGTAGAGGTCGGCAAAAGGGGCTGCGCAGCTACCCCCAAAGGCGAATCAGAAACATCCCCCACGCAAGCttcactgcagcagcagcagcacaatctgcagtcgtcgtcgtcgtctctgcagcagcggcagaggcagcggcaacaataaaaacaacatcgCACGCAAACGCATTACGCTTGGGCAATGAAATCATGCAAGTCGAACAgcgtgtgttgttgttcttgtagTTGTTTATGGGCCATATGGCTACGCATGCACTGCTCGCAGCACACACCACTCACCACCCACCACCAGAGCAGCAAACAATGCCACCAGGTAGCATAAGCACCAccattgtgtgtatgtgtggaaTTAGAACAAGCAACAACCCCCTAAGAACAGGGGCAGTGCAGGGTAGGGCGGAGTAGAGTAGGGTAGTGGGGGGTGGCTTGGGTTTGTATAGGTAAGCTCGTTTCACTTGCGCGTGCCAGGCAAACGAGAGAGTTATGTTTACAGTGCTGGCCGTAAATAATATGACAGTCAAAACAAAAGGCAGCTACGATTGTTATTGTcggcaataaataaaagccaaactTTTTGTAGAATTTCTATACAATGCAAGTGTTACTATTGTGTTGCTCTATATTCTATTGAAACTGctgtttttttacttttacaagtaatacaaaaaaaacaaattttacaagGTTTTcggtgtttatttattttcaactatCTCTTAATGCAccaattcaatattaatttaaaaacaataagaacatTCTTTGCAGAATATGCTCTGATAGACCTTTGGTTGAGAatgagaatttatttttgttaaccTATAAATTCcacttaaaacaaattaaaagagatcttatattttattgtccTAGTTTAATacttataaacaaaacacattcTTGGctcaatatttttgatttcaaagGTGTGCTTACTTTTGTGGCCACTAGTGTATGCAGCTCGCtcgtattttgtttgctttgggGTGGTGCGTGCGCAACGTTCATGTTCACATGGCTTGCTCAcgtgtctctgtctgtgtgcgtgtgcgctTGTGTGTTGTATGCGTTGAATCTGCGCAAAGTTGCTTTCGTGTGCGCTGAGAAGCATGCTACAAGCTTTGTCAAGTCAGTtagagatacacacacacacacactcacgtgAGTGGGTCTAACAATGCGTGAAGGCGACAACTAGAATGCGCCAGCGTCAATCTTCaatgtgtattttttgttgattacAAATTTGATCCGATCGAATAAACAGATAATGTTGTTGATACATAAAATCGAGAGATgaagagagtgagatagaAGAGGAGGATGACATGTGATATGGACGATAGCCAgacataaacatataaattgcACACAAATGAGGGTCACACTTGGCGCCTGCGCTTTGGTCACACTTTGCTATGCATTTATTCTATTATCGCCTATGGTTATTTTTATAGCGATAgcgagagaggcagagagaaagaaagcgAGCGCAATGCATATAAGAAAGAATACACAAAAGCTGTTTCAGTGAGCTGCGCtgcttgcacacacacacacacacacacacatacagacatacatacacttGCATAAGTGCATGCGCCCGCCGCCTAGAATCTATTCTAAATACAAGCACACccacagacacatacatatgtgcttGTGTATTTGGATGTGCAGGCGCTGGCAGCTCTCCCACTGCGTCAGCGCGCTCAGTAAGCAGCTCTTTGCTGCGCTCcacattataaataatcaatagCTATTGTTTTTCATGCGCGCTGTCTCGCTTCcgctcacacacatacgccCTCtcagaaacagagagagagagagcacgaCAAAGAGAGAGCTTTTCGCTGCTCACTTTTGTGTGCGCtcccattgctgctgctgttgtactTGACGCAACGtctacaaaaacaataagacTG
This region includes:
- the LOC133848359 gene encoding DNA-binding protein Ewg isoform X3, with translation MLDDDIQSLATDDDDDELISSDGSLYDGDLNTIAVNDDVANQLAAAGPVGVAAAAAIASSKKRKRPHCFETNPSVRKRQQNRLLRKLRGIIYEFTGRVGKQAVVLVATPGKPNTSYKVFGAKPLEDVLRNLKNIVMDELDNALAQQAPPPPQEDPSLFELPGLVIDGIPTPVEKMTQAQLRAFIPLMLKYSTGRGKPGWGRESTRPPWWPKELPWANVRMDARSEDDKQKISWTHALRKIVINCYKYHGREDLLPTFADDEDKVNALISQSGDEDEDMEQLSNTPTIQTVQTVTPAVSTNSQPQQVNVVKINSAGTVITTHTAQTNTPAPTIIQSTNNQHVTTTATLPASTKIEICQAPAQQQHQQQQQQHHQQQQQQHHHHHGSNTVHIQAVTQGQPQTIQLTTASGTATATAVPTTAAAYTTQTVLSQNADGTVSLIQVDPNNPIITLPDGTTAQVQGVATLHQGEGGATIQTVQSLTDVNGHENMVDLTEAQDGQIFITTEDGQGYPVSVSNVISVPVSMYQSVMANMQHIQNSDGSTVCLAPMQVDNSSSNNNNHNTRNNSGNHSNNNNCSSSNSSSNNAASLLGISVLNASGMLNRRTASAATTVASAAAATAQPAAAAAITLQAPPMTRLFWAASGSGNSSISSSSNTFNNNNNSMLTNNNINNNNNNTIKRLLPVVAATPPTTPTTTTRRRAAAAQKRRKQPSGSKLSPCGKSGGDVAAAAAAASPASIRCVDSASLTTSSAQAQLPAKTIKVEHLE
- the LOC133848359 gene encoding DNA-binding protein Ewg isoform X4: MLDDDIQSLATDDDDDELISSDGSLYDGDLNTIAVNDDVANQLAAAGPVGVAAAAAIASSKKRKRPHCFETNPSVRKRQQNRLLRKLRGIIYEFTGRVGKQAVVLVATPGKPNTSYKVFGAKPLEDVLRNLKNIVMDELDNALAQQAPPPPQEDPSLFELPGLVIDGIPTPVEKMTQAQLRAFIPLMLKYSTGRGKPGWGRESTRPPWWPKELPWANVRMDARSEDDKQKISWTHALRKIVINCYKYHGREDLLPTFADDEDKVNALISQSGDEDEDMEQLSNTPTIQTVQTVTPAVSTNSQPQQVNVVKINSAGTVITTHTAQTNTPAPTIIQSTNNQHVTTTATLPASTKIEICQAPAQQQHQQQQQQHHQQQQQQHHHHHGSNTVHIQAVTQGQPQTIQLTTASGTATATAVPTTAAAVSASAAAAAVAQQQQQQQQQQQQQQQQQQQQSNAAQTVTAQQIANAQVCIEPITLSDVDVRTNLSELYTTQTVLSQNADGTVSLIQVDPNNPIITLPDGTTAQVQGVATLHQGEGGATIQTVQSLTDVNGHENMVDLTEAQDGQIFITTEDGQGYPVSVSNVISVPVSMYQSVMANMQHIQNSDGSTVCLAPMQLF
- the LOC133848359 gene encoding DNA-binding protein Ewg isoform X2, producing the protein MLDDDIQSLATDDDDDELISSDGSLYDGDLNTIAVNDDVANQLAAAGPVGVAAAAAIASSKKRKRPHCFETNPSVRKRQQNRLLRKLRGIIYEFTGRVGKQAVVLVATPGKPNTSYKVFGAKPLEDVLRNLKNIVMDELDNALAQQAPPPPQEDPSLFELPGLVIDGIPTPVEKMTQAQLRAFIPLMLKYSTGRGKPGWGRESTRPPWWPKELPWANVRMDARSEDDKQKISWTHALRKIVINCYKYHGREDLLPTFADDEDKVNALISQSGDEDEDMEQLSNTPTIQTVQTVTPAVSTNSQPQQVNVVKINSAGTVITTHTAQTNTPAPTIIQSTNNQHVTTTATLPASTKIEICQAPAQQQHQQQQQQHHQQQQQQHHHHHGSNTVHIQAVTQGQPQTIQLTTASGTATATAVPTTAAAVSASAAAAAVAQQQQQQQQQQQQQQQQQQQQSNAAQTVTAQQIANAQVCIEPITLSDVDVRTNLSELYTTQTVLSQNADGTVSLIQVDPNNPIITLPDGTTAQVQGVATLHQGEGGATIQTVQSLTDVNGHENMVDLTEAQDGQIFITTEDGQGYPVSVSNVISVPVSMYQSVMANMQHIQNSDGSTVCLAPMQVENGDQLETITVSPGMHQMMIQGGPGQEPQLVQVVSLKDATLLSKAMEAINSGNVKAEDTIIMEQ
- the LOC133848359 gene encoding DNA-binding protein Ewg isoform X5; this translates as MLDDDIQSLATDDDDDELISSDGSLYDGDLNTIAVNDDVANQLAAAGPVGVAAAAAIASSKKRKRPHCFETNPSVRKRQQNRLLRKLRGIIYEFTGRVGKQAVVLVATPGKPNTSYKVFGAKPLEDVLRNLKNIVMDELDNALAQQAPPPPQEDPSLFELPGLVIDGIPTPVEKMTQAQLRAFIPLMLKYSTGRGKPGWGRESTRPPWWPKELPWANVRMDARSEDDKQKISWTHALRKIVINCYKYHGREDLLPTFADDEDKVNALISQSGDEDEDMEQLSNTPTIQTVQTVTPAVSTNSQPQQVNVVKINSAGTVITTHTAQTNTPAPTIIQSTNNQHVTTTATLPASTKIEICQAPAQQQHQQQQQQHHQQQQQQHHHHHGSNTVHIQAVTQGQPQTIQLTTASGTATATAVPTTAAAVSASAAAAAVAQQQQQQQQQQQQQQQQQQQQSNAAQTVTAQQIANAQVCIEPITLSDVDYTTQTVLSQNADGTVSLIQVDPNNPIITLPDGTTAQVQGVATLHQGEGGATIQTVQSLTDVNGHENMVDLTEAQDGQIFITTEDGQGYPVSVSNVISVPVSMYQSVMANMQHIQNSDGSTVCLAPMQVENGDQLETITVSPGMHQMMIQGGPGQEPQLVQVVSLKDATLLSKAMEAINSGNVKAEDTIIMEQ
- the LOC133848359 gene encoding DNA-binding protein Ewg isoform X1; translation: MLDDDIQSLATDDDDDELISSDGSLYDGDLNTIAVNDDVANQLAAAGPVGVAAAAAIASSKKRKRPHCFETNPSVRKRQQNRLLRKLRGIIYEFTGRVGKQAVVLVATPGKPNTSYKVFGAKPLEDVLRNLKNIVMDELDNALAQQAPPPPQEDPSLFELPGLVIDGIPTPVEKMTQAQLRAFIPLMLKYSTGRGKPGWGRESTRPPWWPKELPWANVRMDARSEDDKQKISWTHALRKIVINCYKYHGREDLLPTFADDEDKVNALISQSGDEDEDMEQLSNTPTIQTVQTVTPAVSTNSQPQQVNVVKINSAGTVITTHTAQTNTPAPTIIQSTNNQHVTTTATLPASTKIEICQAPAQQQHQQQQQQHHQQQQQQHHHHHGSNTVHIQAVTQGQPQTIQLTTASGTATATAVPTTAAAVSASAAAAAVAQQQQQQQQQQQQQQQQQQQQSNAAQTVTAQQIANAQVCIEPITLSDVDVRTNLSELYTTQTVLSQNADGTVSLIQVDPNNPIITLPDGTTAQVQGVATLHQGEGGATIQTVQSLTDVNGHENMVDLTEAQDGQIFITTEDGQGYPVSVSNVISVPVSMYQSVMANMQHIQNSDGSTVCLAPMQVDNSSSNNNNHNTRNNSGNHSNNNNCSSSNSSSNNAASLLGISVLNASGMLNRRTASAATTVASAAAATAQPAAAAAITLQAPPMTRLFWAASGSGNSSISSSSNTFNNNNNSMLTNNNINNNNNNTIKRLLPVVAATPPTTPTTTTRRRAAAAQKRRKQPSGSKLSPCGKSGGDVAAAAAAASPASIRCVDSASLTTSSAQAQLPAKTIKVEHLE
- the LOC133848359 gene encoding DNA-binding protein Ewg isoform X6, yielding MLDDDIQSLATDDDDDELISSDGSLYDGDLNTIAVNDDVANQLAAAGPVGVAAAAAIASSKKRKRPHCFETNPSVRKRQQNRLLRKLRGIIYEFTGRVGKQAVVLVATPGKPNTSYKVFGAKPLEDVLRNLKNIVMDELDNALAQQAPPPPQEDPSLFELPGLVIDGIPTPVEKMTQAQLRAFIPLMLKYSTGRGKPGWGRESTRPPWWPKELPWANVRMDARSEDDKQKISWTHALRKIVINCYKYHGREDLLPTFADDEDKVNALISQSGDEDEDMEQLSNTPTIQTVQTVTPAVSTNSQPQQVNVVKINSAGTVITTHTAQTNTPAPTIIQSTNNQHVTTTATLPASTKIEICQAPAQQQHQQQQQQHHQQQQQQHHHHHGSNTVHIQAVTQGQPQTIQLTTASGTATATAVPTTAAAVSASAAAAAVAQQQQQQQQQQQQQQQQQQQQSNAAQTVTAQQIANAQVCIEPITLSDVDYTTQTVLSQNADGTVSLIQVDPNNPIITLPDGTTAQVQGVATLHQGEGGATIQTVQSLTDVNGHENMVDLTEAQDGQIFITTEDGQGYPVSVSNVISVPVSMYQSVMANMQHIQNSDGSTVCLAPMQVDNSSSNNNNHNTRNNSGNHSNNNNCSSSNSSSNNAASLLGISVLNASGMLNRRTASAATTVASAAAATAQPAAAAAITLQAPPMTRLFWAASGSGNSSISSSSNTFNNNNNSMLTNNNINNNNNNTIKRLLPVVAATPPTTPTTTTRRRAAAAQKRRKQPSGSKLSPCGKSGGDVAAAAAAASPASIRCVDSASLTTSSAQAQLPAKTIKVEHLE